From the Notolabrus celidotus isolate fNotCel1 chromosome 12, fNotCel1.pri, whole genome shotgun sequence genome, one window contains:
- the LOC117823038 gene encoding DOMON domain-containing protein FRRS1L yields MVFLRRLLQLSVLLIQCGWWGVASSPTDEGALRAGQGEHGEPGHQEPHKDSYSTFASEFLESRYLSDDGYPFPTAPPVDPFAKIKVIDCGVTKGCIRYGKPGCDAETCDYFLSYRRIGTDVEYEMSADTDGWVAVGFSSDKKMGGDDVMGCVHDDNGRVRIHHFYNVGQWAKEIKRNPARDEEGIFENNRVTCRFKRPLYVPREETLVDLHLSWYYLFAWGPAIQGSITRHDIDSPPVSDHMISIYKYEDIFMPSTAYQTFNSPLCLLLIVALTFYLLMGTP; encoded by the exons ATGGTTTTCCTACGGAGGCTGCTGCAGTTGTCGGTGCTGCTGATCCAGTGCGGATGGTGGGGGGTCGCATCGAGCCCCACCGATGAGGGAGCACTCCGGGCCGGCCAGGGGGAGCACGGAGAACCGGGCCACCAAGAGCCTCACAAGGACTCCTATAGCACCTTCGCGTCCGAGTTCTTGGAGTCCAGATATCTGTCCGATGACG GTTATCCGTTCCCCACCGCCCCACCAGTTGACCCCTTTGCCAAGATAAAAGTGATCGACTGTGGAGTCACCAAAGGCTGCATTag ATATGGGAAGCCAGGCTGCGATGCGGAGACATGTGACTACTTCCTGAGCTATCGTCGTATTGGGACAGACGTGGAGTATGAGATGAGTGCAGACACAGATGGATGGGTGGCTGTAGGGTTCTCCTCCGACAAAAAGATG ggtGGAGATGATGTCATGGGCTGTGTCCATGACGATAATGGACGTGTGCGCATTCATCACTTCTACAATGTGGGCCAGTGGGCCAAAGAGATAAAGAGGAACCCTGCGAGAGATGAAGAGGGCATCTTTGAGAACAATCGGGTGACCTGCCGCTTCAAGCGACCGTTATATGTACCCAGAGAGGAAACACTTGTGGACTTACACCTGTCGTGGTATTACCTGTTTGCATGGGGACCTGCCATCCAAG GTTCCATCACAAGGCATGACATCGACAGTCCGCCTGTCAGTGACCACATGATCAGTATCTATAAATATGAAGACATCTTCATGCCCTCTACAGCCTACCAGACCTTCAACTCTCCCCTCTGCTTACTGCTCATTGTAGCCCTCACCTTCTATCTACTAATGGGAACTCCATAA